One Nycticebus coucang isolate mNycCou1 chromosome 7, mNycCou1.pri, whole genome shotgun sequence genomic window, TCTTGGCTGCAGAAAAGAATGCCTGTGtatttgtttcattcattcaacaagtattttacTGAGCACCCATGATGATGAGCCAAGAATTGCACTCAGCACCTACAGGCTTCTCAAAAATGAAAGACCATAATCCCTTTCCCCTGAGAGCTTACAATCTATTACTTTCtgggaaaataaagcaaataaaaaaccaTAAAACAAGTCAATAACTAAGTGCCAAAAATAAGCGAAAACAGTTAAGAGTTAATGGGCAGATTACATAGGATTTTCTGCAATAATTTGAAAGGGAGATATAAATTGACCAAAGTTATTTCTGAGACTTTCTTAAGAAGGCATGAGTTGAAGCAGAAGAACTTAGGTAAGCAAAAGGAAAGTTCGTGGTGATAGTGCACTGGGGGCAGGCAGGCAAGAAGAACAGCATAAGCTTGAAGTCATGAACTAATATAATCACTGAAGATACTATGAAAAGACCAGCCTGTGTTCAAATTAGGGAGTGTGAAGACATGTACCTTTGAATTGTGTTTTAACATGTACTATGGGAGATCCTTCAAAATTAAGCTATAGAATTTAAATACTATGCTATaggcacaggaaaaaaaaacttgggaGATTCTTGGGAAAGGAGATATACTGAAACCTAGAATTATTgcggggaggggggaagtcagccTTGAAGAAAACCAATTGTCAAGTATTCTAGGAATGGGAGTGTGACAACTTTGAGCTCATATGGCAGCAGgaatagaaataaaagacaaaaaaaaaaggtactgaaTAAATGGAATTAAGGTGGCTTTGCCAAAAGAATTTCCTATTCTTTTATTTCCACATTAACCCATAAAATTTCATATCATCTACTCCTCTCATCAGAACTGAATCATAGGCTGTTAGAGCTGAAAAGGACCTTAAGACTCTTAGTCTATTCTActcattaaaagaataatttaagactcaaaaagggatgaaaaaagagGATGCTAGTAGAACTCTTCTTGGTTAAAGGCAAAATATCTGTGATATAAAGATGGCAGGACTTGCACTGTCCTTTGTGttaaaaagacaggaaaagaataagacatgaaaacattttaaaggcaaaaacacTTAGATGCAGTAGAAAAAGCCTCATACATAATTCTATTTTGATGCAAATTGCCATCAGGcaggaaaaactatttttattaacaCTGTTTTATAACCAGTGATCCTGCCACAAATCTTAAGTCACATATTACTTAAAGTTTAAATAACTTGTAAGGTCCCTTCCAGCTGTAAGATCCTATAACTCTCAAAGTAGAAGCATGGCTTTCCCATAAGTTATGTAGAGTAATTAAGAGGTAAATTTTACCTCCAGGACAGATACTGAGATAAACttgaaagaaatattattaaGATCTATTTGgtaatttccaaatattgattaCTACTAAAAGATTCAGCCAGTATTATAAAAATGGCAGGCCATCTCATGAATTAAAAAAGCTGAACAGACCACTTGTTGCATTTGAAAAATTATGAGCCCTGTTTTCTCTAGATCATTCATGCTGTCCAAtctgaataatattttacaaccaagttttaaaatttcatactATATTCAGCAACATTTCAAAAACTATAATCACATAGCAAGTAAGACTGCTACCAATTTTAGTCTTCAGCTGGTCCCAGCATGAGATCTTTATGCAAGTTTGCACGAAGACAGTAACCTTCAGTTCCCAAAGTGTAAAGGATTTGAGAACTGACTCTGTAAAACTTGATGGCAGAACCCTACCAAACTGTCACCTCTGTGAATGATGAAGGTAGGCACTCTTCGTCTCAGTTATCTTCTGACCACTTACCActtattagttatttttaaagagtgGCAGAAGAAATGATGTAGAAAAAAGGATCAATTTTGCTATTTATTATCAACTTTTACTTTTGAGGGAATATTTACAGAGCTATAAATAAAAGTTTCCGAATTATTTGAGAAATCCAATTATCCATGTAAATTAAGAATTATCTTTGACAAGGTTTACGCCCCATATTGTTAGTTAGTTGTTAAGGGGAAAAAGGCAAATTATCTAATTTTGAGGAAAACAATGGAGATTGTCTTAGGACCTTCAGAGCTGGACTCTTACTAAAACATCATCATTACAGAAGGAGCCATCACAGGGAGAAAGACTTCTAAACATTTCAATAATCACATATACTTAAAGGCACATAGCATATTATTGGCATAgggaaaaagtagaagaaaaccaCGAGGCAAAATTCAGAGTATTTGAATGGATGTGCACCAAGTAGCAAGTAACCTTAATAGGAAGATGGTCACTGATACAGCTAAAGAGAAAGGGCCATAAAGCAAACTGTGACCAGCTTATGTCAATAAGATAcataaaagtactttaaaaaaaaaaataaaatctgccttttttttttttaaactagaaatgACAAGCTGGTATCTTGGTTCTGGTACTGTAATAGCACCATTATAGCAAGGGTAAGCAGGTCAATCCCTTGCAAAACTTACCTTGATTGGCCCAATGGAAACAGAAGGCCCCAGAAAAGAGAGAAGCATCTGGCAGTagcaaattgttttattttatctttctgtggaaagaaactaattttaaataagaaccagagcatttaaagaataaatatttttaaagctcattaTCTAGTTAGAGCAGCTCTACCAAGAAAACAAGAAGAGCTCCTTGCTGCTTAGAGatggaaagaaacagaagaggaaTCAGAGTTGTTTCCCCATCATCTAGggagttttaaaatttgtgttattcTAAAGTAACAGAACAAAAGACTTCATTTAAAGAACTTGTGCAGGCAGAATCTTTTGGGCCCGATGCCTTTGAATAGATTTTGACACAAAATCAAGGGCTAtattccaaattaaaaaagaagaaaaccactGACATTAAGCCCTTCTACTCTTAAggttaaaaagagagagacaaatagCAAGCTCCTTTTTTCCACTGCAATCTCACCAATAACTTTAAACCATCAAAGCTTAAACGGTTATCAAAGTAACAGTACAAAATTAGCAAAAGATCTTATGAAAATTGGCtttccaaaatattttgttaGCCTAAATTTGATGATTATAGAGCTACTCCAATGGAAATAACCCAGACATCTAAGGATCTGTTTGATACAAAACCTAACACAGCACACAAAATTATTCACAGTAACTAAACCTGTTTGTTACCTTTCTTGGATGTTTCTCTAGAAACTCAGTTCTACCAAAGTCACTGAGTCAGCATTAAAACCTTTTGATCCAAATCTCTTACAAAATATCCATTTACAATTTACAATAGAGATGGAAGGGGCAGCTCATAAGCAGGAGTGCAGAAGcaataagcattaaaaaaaataaaataaaaaacagaatagtGTAAGTAGAAAACAACCTACCTATCTGGTACTGTCTATATTATAAATAATCAGTATTGCAGAACAGGAactccccacccctacccctaTATACAAAGAGAAAGATATTTCAGCCATAAAATTCATCCTAAGCCAAAGGCCCAAACAATCGTTACTTTCAGATTCCAATGCATTTGCATGGTCCACCAAAAAGTTATGCTGCCATAGCTGATAATATTTACTCTTAAAACATTAGTGTCAACTgacattccttttaaaataaaatttaaaaccccACTAGTTTTGTTGAAGtagtaaattttttaaacagagaagaCCTTTTTCATTACAATCAAAATTTGGTTAACATTTTAACTTatcaaatttcaaattatttgggCATAAACTGATCCTTAAGCAGTTACAAGTATTGACCTAGATTTTGAAATTTTGACACAATACCCaaggcaaaatagaaaaataaatgcgaaataaaacaaaaatattcttacTTGTCCCATTGGTGGCCCTCCCATAGGAGGCATCATTTGAGGCATCATTCCGTGAGGTACAGGAGGCATATTCGCTCTCTGACCCATAGGATGCATTCCCATTGGGGCATAATGCATTCCAGGATGCCCCATCTGAAAAACAGTGGAAATCCAAAAATTAGCAAGTAACACTAAATGcttctcaaaaatataattttaacaaatcAGTTATCTGTAAGTAGCATAATATTAGTCTAATCAGTGATTAATATGTTATTGGGTTAGTTTACACCTTcttgttttaaacaaaattaaacatactATCATTTAAAATGAGCTCGCTGGATTACTGGACAGCTGGATCATAAGTTTTGTCCCCCTTTTTAAAGCACGGATTTAATCAGTCACTAATTGCTTAGGCTTACTGTGTGCGCACTGAATGCTAATTTAAAAAGTGTTATGATGAAAACCACAAATTTGTCCTACTTTACATAGAAAAAACAACTGGCCATTGTAATTTACCATGTTACTGACTTTCAAGTTTCAAATGCTACATTTACCAAATTAATTCAGATAAGAGCTGGCCTTATAATACACAAACAGTATGAGTACCAGGGACACTCCACTTCTAATAAACTATTTCCTAACATAACCTTTAAGACAGGTATAACTCCTTCTGCCAAAAACACATTTTCAAGGACTGAGGTTCTGTTATTCGTAGACACTAGATGCAAACAACTAATTCATCCATCACGTTAATGCGCTTTGAAAAGACTACAAGACTACTTTCTTTACCTATGTGTCCACTGTTTCACGTTTTAAAATCAGGTAATTCATTATTTCCTGCCAATTCTCCGGCAGAACACCTCCATTACCAGTGAAAACTACTTTCGGCAGTCACTTGTAAAGTCTTACAAAATTAAgtctctgcctccccctccctgctAAATCGGGACCGCCCAGGGCCCAGCACCTTCACCGCGCCTAAGTCTAGGCCAAGCCCACCGGGAACTTCAGGGTCCCACATCCTTTCCTTTGTGCATCCctgcccttcatttctctcccTCAGAACACATCCCACCATCTCGAGTTCCTCCTTCGTCCACGTTTATCTTCTTCTCCTTTTGGAGAAAGCTTCCTGTCTGACTCCGTTTTTCATTGTGCCGCTTTCCCCCTGCCCCACCGATCCCTTACCGAGGGCCGTCTCCTCAGGAAGCCGTCAGTAGAAACCCAAGAACTGGAGCAGAGGCTTGAGCCGGACAATCTCCGCTCCCCGTCCCCAGGACCCTGCGAGGAAGGATGGCTCTCCATCTCACTCACCATGAGGCCTCCGCGTTCGGCTCCTGTCCCCGGCCTCATCGTCGGGCTCAGACTGCTCCGCCGGCGGCCACTGCCGCTACACATACCAACAAGAAGCGATCTGAGTGGTTGGCGTCCGCTGGGGCTAAAGGTTAAAGGCTGCCCTGCGCTGCGGGGCGGGATCAGCGGGGCCAGTAAGCTGACAGGCTTCCCCGCTGTCCAATCAGAGTGCGCTGCTGACACGCAGCTCTGCGGCGATTcgcccccagcctcagcctcactcGGCGTCGCCTGcatggaggggggagggggacgGAGGAAGTTTCTGTACCGAGTCTTCAGCCGGGAAAACTCTACTAACTTCCCCAGGGAAAGAGGAGACAACTGCGTCCCAGCTTCCTGAGCTCAGCCCGCCTCACCCCGTAGGGGGTGGGGCAGTGGGAACCTGCCACCTTCACCCCCCCTTACGTACGCCCCACAAACCTGAGGCCGCCCCggtggggtagggtggggtaTGGGCGGGGAAACCAGCTCTTAGCGTTAGCGGTGGCTAGGGCTGGAAGCGCGCGCGCGGTGCTCGAGGCGGAGGGGAAGGCGAGAGGAGGGGTTTAGAGTTGAGGGTTCGAGCTCCGTACGCACCGGGTGGAGAGCGCGAGCCGGggctgagagggaaggaggcgTGCCGAGCTGCGTGGAGGGAAATTGTGGTATGGGCGGGGAAAATCACGCTAAAGGGAGAAATGGATAGACAGTTGTAGAAAAGCGAAAGCGCCAGGCAGTGAACTGCTGTTCATAGGGGAAGCTGGGAAACAGCACGAGCGCAGAGTGGTAGAAGAAAGCTAGTAGGTTCAGAAATGGGTGTCGCAAGAACATGGGCGGGCGTTAGGACCCAACGTCGAGAAGATAAAGCTTTGGGGTTGCCAAGGCGCGCGCTTGCCTAAAGGTGACGCTGCGTTGGCGGAGGTCTCTGGCTGGGAGGAAGCAGTGCCGGGGGGCGACTTGGCTACCTCGGCTTATTCCTCTCCGTGTTTTCTGCTCTCTTTTTAGCCTGTGGCCCTGGGATCCAGCTCTGATCCTGGAATATCCAGCTTCTCCGGGGCCTCCCGGCTTCCTCACCCCTAGGGGCAGGTGCCTTGTGGTAGAGGCCGCGGCTACGGCAGGCCGCTGATTGGCTGTTGGGGGCGCGGGGCGGGGCAGGTAGTAGAAGCTGGGTCTCCGGGGATCGCCCTGTGTTTTCCCGCCATGTCGTTCGTGGAGACCGGGAGGACCTCGCCTCCGCAGGGCCGCTGCCTGGGCACCCGAGCCCCGTTCGCTCGGGGTGCGTATTTCGCCTTCGCTCAGAGGGACTGTTGGGGTGAAGGCGAAGTCGAGGAAGACGTGGGATCCGACCAAGTGGCCCGAGACTTGCGGGCAGAGTTCTCGGCGGGGGCGTCTTCAGAGCCTAGAAGCGGCTCGCTACTCCCTCCGGATGGGGATGGGTCGCCGATTCTGCCTGATAAGCGCAATGGTATCTTCCCGGCGGCTACCGGCATCCGAGTCCAAAGTCGGCGGTGGCCAATCCAGGTCCTCTCCATTCTTTGTTCGCTGCTCTTCGCCATTCTTTTGGCCTTCCTCCTCGCCATCGCCTATCTCGTCGTTAAAGGTACTGAAGCTGAAATTTTGCGAGTGCAGAATAAAGTTGAGTCAGGACGTGGCCCCAACAACCCTTTCCCCTGCCCTACCAAAAGCCGGCAAGCTGGCAGTCAAATTCACCCACTGCCCCCATCTACTCCTTTATTGGATTTTTCCCcctttgtcttctctttttctaGGTGAAGTCATGATTAGGAGACCAGTTTTAAGAAAGGGTCTTTTGATTAAATGGTTACTCTTGAAAAAATACCTTTAAACTCATGAATATGGAGGTGAAGTATTGGCACGGTTAAACAAAATTCAGAACACCCACCATTATTAGGAGACAGTGAAAAGTGCGTGTAATGAAAATATGCTATATACCTGTTAGGTTAAAAGGCTTAATCCAGAGATAGTTAAAGCTGTGCCAGCCATCATGATCTTTATACACCCAGAACTCATGAAGTATAAGGTTTTCCATCCCATTCCCTGAATTTCTGGGTTTATAGGTAAAATAATTAGCTCATCTTAGTTATAAGTTTGTAACCAACTGTAGTACACGAAGTTCTATTGCAGAAGGTGTGGTCTTGTGCTTTCTGTAATGGTTCTATTTGTGTATGTCTAAAGTTGAAGTACTGGCCAGTTGAAAGTTGAGTTTTACCTGTTAAAATTGTTTTGTGTGTAAACTGCCGATCTTAAATTGTTTGGCTGACAGTGTTTCACTTCATCACTCCTTTTCACTGCAACCTTGATAGTTTTATTTTGGAGgtagtttatttctctttttgctttgagACATTGTATCATAAAGtcacaaaaaccttgaaaaatgaAGTGTGATGCAGAAGACATTGAACTGTGGTTATTTTggagaatgaagaaaggaaacaaactaaaaatcTAGCATTCcttttgatttgtattacataaaaTGTCTTTACAACAACTTTTCAGAATAAACATTACTCTCATTTTACATACACCGTATGGCTGTTGACACCtgtagaagtctttttttttttttttattaaatcatagctgtgtacataaatgcgatCATGGGGGACACCTGTAGAAGTCTTATTTGCTTGCtgaaggtcacatagctagtgaaTTGTATCAGAATTTGAACTCAATACTTTCTGACTCTGAAGCACTTTCCATAGCTCAATAATTTCTTGCCAGCCTGTGAGTTACTCTTCAAATTATAAAGTAATCTTAATTTTCTACCTAAGTTCCTCTTTGTATTTACAGAGTTGCATGCTGAGAATCTGAAAAATGAAGATGATGTAAACACTGGGCTATTAGGTATGGACTTAATTGTCACTTGATTTAATTCTGAGCTCACTTTTGTTTTTCCAGAACATGtttcaactatacaaaatttggGATAAAATACTTAATGTTTTTGTAGGTACTTTATTTCCCTTTTGCTCTGAGATGTTGCCTTTGTATCATAAACTCAACCATACCACATTCAGTGCAAGTCCACCCGGGTGCATTTCAAGTTTTAAGGTTTTCATTTGCATATGTTTGTGGTGAATGTTACTAGATTTcctttacatatttatgtatggCATGTGGGTATGTATATTGTATATTTGCCATCATTTTTTATTGGGGACACATGTGTGCGCCCACGCTCATGTGTACCATACTAGTAATACATTATGAACACTGTATCTGTAGAATGCTATAGTTTACAGATACGCAGTGAAAAAGGTTATTTCTGCTGTATTTCTCTGCACTAAAATTATCTTTACAGGTTCAAAACTTGACTTGTCTGGCATATTTTACTACTATTTGCTCTCATTTTTTTGATTTGATCACTAAATTAGAGAGGggagataaaattttatttggttACTCTAAATTTGATCAAATGAATCAAATAATGTCCCTTGCTATTTCCTCAGCTATTCCAGCAGGAAGAGGAGTGGAATTGCTACATGTCAGGTAGCAGGTGGGCCTTAACCAGTGTAGCTGCTGTTCACTCACTGTGCTCATATTGCATTGGCAGCAAAGGAAAGACCACTTTCTTCTGATCTGTACTTGTGCCTTGACATGTAGAAAGACATACTGCTCTGGGGATTTGAGAGGTTCAGCTATCTATAGAACATGATTTAATTTAGAGAGAATACCAAGTTATTTAAAATACCGGCCATCTTAAATTAGAAAACTACAGAATCTGATAAAGTTGAGAAAATTTgcttacaaaaacattttaaaagggttAGTTTTATGCATATGATAACATTTAAGCTTTTATTAGTAACTAGCTGCTTACAGTTTTTACAACTTATAAAATTACCTAAGTACAGTATGTACCAGATAACATTTTGGTGTCCCATTGTGGTggttccataagattataatggagctgaaaaatcctATCACTTTTCACCATCTATTCCTGTCATATTTCTGTGCATGTTACTGCCCCTGAATACCTTTCAGTAGGACAAGATGTAGAAGACAGTggtattgatgatcctgaccctgtgtagtcaggaactgtattaaagggccgcggtcttaggaaggttgagaaccactgttctaggctgATGTGTATGTGTCTTAgtctgtaaaaaaaatttttttaaatagaaaaagtttATAGATATCaagtatacaaagaaaaaagcagcttaatgtgttttaaaataagagttacttTTAAGTAAAAGTtgaagtttataaagtaaaaaagttacagtgatctaaaattaatagtaaaagaaaattttaaatataggaCAGCTGAAGTGtatagtgtttataaagtctgtaGTAGTGTATAGTAATGTCAGCCTTCACATTTGTTCACAATcattcactgactcacccagagcaagtTCCTGTCCTTCAGACTCCATTCTTGGTAAGTGCTCTGTACAGGTTtaccatttttaatcttttataccatattttcacTGTACCTTTTTATGCTTACATACATTCAGAGACACAAATCCTTACTGTTGTGTTATTGTTGACTGCAGTGTTCAGTACAGTGACAAGCTGTATAGGTTTGTAGCCTACAAGCAGTAGGTTATACTGTGTAGCTTCTATATATGGTAGGCTATACTATTAcgtctaggtttgtgtaagtacacaaaaacattttgaaagtgtGGATTAGTTTTATGCATGTGAtacatttaaacttttattaGTAACTAGTTGCTAATAGTTTTTACCACTTATAAAATTACTCAAATTTACCCCATGACAAAATAACCTAACAACACAGAATTCCTCAGAATGTGCTTCTGTCATGAGGTGACATTTGActgtattacatttttatttttcatttcataaaatacATTAGTTACATAAGTACTATAAACTCACTGGgggaaaaattccaaaaattaaCGCAGAGGTTTTCACTAATCTCAGTgtgttctttcccttcttttttctataatttacatatatttatgtattcattccaAATACATTGTTTTGTCACTATTGTAGAAAAAATACACAGTAGAAACTGTAAGGAACTgcaataaactggtcaacatacagagttgGTCAATGAAAGGAAGTAGGTTGACTACTACTATATTAGATCAACTTAACAAACTagtcagtgtaggaaggtggttaACTTTGGAGGTTCTAGTGTAATTAGAATCATATATTTTGCagctttattaaaatatcttaGAGTTTATTATGTATTGGTGTGCATAGATCTACCTCATTCTTTTTCATTACTGCATGGTATTTCATAATACAGGTTTATCTATTGAAACATTTCAAATGTCAGAAGCTCTAAAACAGGGCTTGGAAATTTTTAGTGTGTGGTCATTTAGTTCCACTGTTTATGTATGACAAGATGTAATAAAGAATGTGTAATtgatagctaggtgttgtggctggcgcctatagtcccagctacttgggaggcaagagagtcacttaagcccaagagttggaggttgctgtgagccgtgatgtcatggcactctaccaaggatttctctgtctcaaaaagaaaaaaaaaaagaaagaatgtgtaATTGATTTTCGTTAACAGTTCTTTACTAAGAACTCTTTCTCCAGAATTAGAGCAtgggagttttatttttctttggtcttTCTGCTTACATACGATATGTGCCGATTAGTGCCTCCACATCTTTGTAAAACTTCTGTGCAAGCGTGAAATCGTTAAACAACAGGAAAATATTTAGAACATAAAGCAGTGTCTTTGCTGAGAGGTTTTATAGAAGTACAGAAAGTTGCCAGTATAGTTTTAGAATAGTACACCTTGAAACcaaaataacttattttgaaaaataaaccaaaacaaaataaactcttAGAAAAGTGAATAGAAAAGGCCCGAGtgtgtggctcatgtctgtaatcctagcactctgggaggccagggcagatggattgtttgagctcaggagttcaagactagcctgagcaagagtgagactccatctctacttaaaacagaaaaactagccaggtggaaTGTTAGGCACTTGTGTGTAATCCCAGGTACTGGGGTAGGGAGGCTGAGGGTTGAGTGAGTCTCTccccaataaaaagaaagaaaaaaaagaaaagtgaatataAAATTTCAGTGAAGGGATTGGAATAGGAAATCCGTAGCCACCCTTGTTTTTGCTTTGGGCAAAAACATTGAGTCCAGAAGGCTTCAATTGATGGAAAAGATGAATTTTCATCATTTCATCATGATGAAAGTTGATCTATAGAGAAGGAAGGATGTATGTATTTACATTCTCTGACAGCAGTTCTTTCTCTAGAAGTTTATAACATATCCTTGAACACCTATATGCTGAAATACAAGTGTTCTTTGTAGCATTGTTTGTAATagtgaaaaactgaaataaaaatatgcaacaGGACTGTGGCTAAGTGTAATAATATGAAAAGGTCTGCAACATAGTATGTTACATGAAAACATGCAGAAGAAGTTTTTTGGTGAGAATCCCATTTGTGGAAAATAAGCTGAAAAAATAcaggtatatacatttttgtagGTAAGTAGCTTCACATGTACCCACATAACTTAGGTATCTAATTTTTTGAACGATGCACAACCAACTCTTAGCTGATTGATTTTAGGAATGGGATTTTTGTATTTGGGAAAGGAagaatttaactttatttttataggcTTTCATTGTTATATCCTCTTAAAAGTTGAAATCTTACTAAAATGGGCTTACAAAACAGTTGCCAGAATTTTAGCTTGAGGATTCTGGAGATACTGACTTGTAACCGTTTTGGGGAATTATCAATTTCTGTGGCTTTTCTGCTTATTCATAATGAATTGAGTAATTTTCAGATTCAGAAACACTTCTCGACCACAGTATTGCACTTTTTTAAACCCAATTATTGTTACCTTATCTGTGATACAACTTTTGATTAAAGTTGAATACAGAAATGATTGAAATGCGCAATGTAAGGGAAACACGGCCAAATTCAAATACTGCTTAATTTCTTGAGTTGATTAccatatgttttttctttttgagatggtctcattTTGAACTTAGATTGTCAattattttctcctctctttacAGATACTCATCTAAATAATAGCAAATAATGGCTATTTAGCAGTGTAGCAGTCCATAAACTATAGTTGTATGCTAAATCTTACAATTTGTGTTTTGACCCCTTACCTGATAGGGTTGACAGGAAAGTTgtacctctgtctctactaaggTTCTACCACCCAATCCCAGGTTCAGGTTAAGTTAAGGTTCTAGAGGCTGATACTTTGCCAGAATATTGGGGTGAAGGTGCAGACTGATTTTCAAGAAATTTGTTCAAGTGAGTGTTGAAACATCTTTTATTCTGGTCAAGATGGCCTTTTAGATGTAGCAACGTTCAGTCACATGACCATCTCGTGTTTCTGTCTCACTTAAGGGAGAGTCTGCAGGGTTGGCCCTGGCCTGAGCCCATCTGCCAAGACACTACATAGCTTTACTGCCTGTGTGGCCTCTTCTAGATGGCTTTGCCAGGAAACCCCAGTAGCACTCCTCCCACTCCCCAGATATACACATAAGTTCAAGGACATGTACGGCACACTTCATGCTATCCAGAGAAATCTTTCTTACTTGTAGATAAACCCCTCACTCTGTTCTGtacagccttttttcttttcttttaaagagacagtcttgTATTGGCCGGCCCAAACTCCTATCCTCAAGCTatctttctacctcagcctcccaaatagctgggagtacaggcatgaatcaccacatccagctaatttttttaaaaaagttta contains:
- the ARL6IP6 gene encoding ADP-ribosylation factor-like protein 6-interacting protein 6, coding for MSFVETGRTSPPQGRCLGTRAPFARGAYFAFAQRDCWGEGEVEEDVGSDQVARDLRAEFSAGASSEPRSGSLLPPDGDGSPILPDKRNGIFPAATGIRVQSRRWPIQVLSILCSLLFAILLAFLLAIAYLVVKELHAENLKNEDDVNTGLLGFWTLLITSLTAGFSCCSFSWTVTYFDSFEPGMFPPTPLSPARFRKLTGHSFHMGYSMAILNGVVAALTVAWCLM